The Methylocystis bryophila genome contains the following window.
ATGCCCGCGTTGACGAAGAAAGAGATGCGCCCGACGACCTGCGCGAAATCCGCCTCCGAGAGGCCCGCGGCCTTCACGCCGTCGAGGATGGCCACGGCGGTGGCGAGCGCATAGGCCAGCTCCTGCGCCGGCGTCGCCCCCGCCTCCTGCAGATGGTAGGAGCAGACGTTCATCGGGTTGAACTTCGGCGATTCCTTCGTCGCGAAGAGAATGAGGTCTTGCGTGAGCCGCAGCGACGCAGCCGGCGGAAACACATAGGAGCCGCGCGACAGATATTCCTTGATGATGTCGTTTTGCGTCGTGCCCTGCAGCTTGGCGCGCGCGACGCCTTGCTCCTCGGCGGCGGCGATATAGAGCGCCATCAGCCAGACCGCCGTGGCGTTGATCGTCATCGAGGTGTTCATCTCTCCGAGCGGAATGCCCTCGAAGAGCGTGCGCATGTCGCCCAGATGCGAGACCGGCACGCCGACCTTGCCCACCTCTCCCCGCGCGAGCGGATGGTCGCTGTCGTAGCCCGTCTGCGTGGGCAGATCGAAGGCGATCGACAATCCCGTTTGCCCCTTGGCGAGGTTCGAGCGGTAGAGCAGGTTCGATTCTCGCGCGGTCGAATGGCCGGCGTAGGTTCGAAACATCCAAGGTTTGTCGCGGCGCGGGGCGTCGGTCATACGTGCAGGCTCCTTTGCTGTGCGAATAGCGCATCGGGCCGCAGGGCGTCAAAACGGGGCGGCGCCCGACCGGCCATGCTCGGGGAAACCTTCCTCCTTGCGAGACCCAACCCGTCATGGCCGGGCTTGTCCCGGCCATCCACGCCATCCAGCCGCGGCGCCGTTGGCGCTAATCGAAATCCTTCGGCTTTCCGGGTCTCGCGCGAAACACTTTCTTGGCGAAGCCGCCAAGGCCGCAAGAGTTTGGAGCTCTGAGAAGAGAGCGGCCAGTTCGCGCAAAATCTCTTAGAGAACTTGGGGGTCTCGGCGTGGATGGCCGGGACAAGCCCGGCCATGACGAGCCCTGGGAGAGATGTATGACTCCCTCAGTCCTCGGTGCGGAAGGCGCGAGGCGCTGGCCTCACCTTCGCCGGCCGCACGAGTTCCCGCTGTCTCAGCCGCGCCAGGGCCTCAGCCCGCCATCTTCTCGACGAGCGCGTCGGAAAACTCCGCGTTCACATAGACGTTCTGCACGTCGTCATTGTCTTCCAAAGAGCCGATGAGCTTCAAAATCTTCTCGCCGGCCTCGTCGTCGACCGCGACTGTGTTTTGAGGGCGCCAGACGAGCGCGGCCTTCTTGGGCTCGCCGAATTTTTCCTCGAGGCTCTTGGCCACGTCGCGTAGCCCTTCGAGCGAGGTGGTGATCTCATGCGTCTCCTCGCTGGAGGCCACGTCTTCCGCGCCGGCCTCCAGCGCCGCCTCCATCATGGCGTCCTCCGAGGCGACCTTGCGGTCGAACTCGACGAGCCCGACCCGGTCGAACATGAAGGACACGGCGCCCGTCTCGGCCAGCGCGCCGCCGGCCTTGGTGAAATAGGAGCGAACTTCGCCGGCCGTGCGGTTGCGGTTGTCGGTCAGGGCCTCGATGATGATCGCGACGCCGCCCGGCGCATAGCCCTCATAGCGCACCTCGTCGTAGTTTTCCGCGTCGGCGCCCGAGGCCTTCTTGATCGCCCGCTCGATGTTGTCCTTGGGCATGTTCTCGGCGCGCGCGGCGAGCACGGCGGCGCGCAACCTGGCGTTCATATTGGGGTCGGGCAGGCCCATTTTCGCGGCCACGGTGATTTCCCGGGCGAGCTTGGAGAAGAGCTTCGAACGAATGGCGTCCTGCTTGCCCTTCTTGTGCATGATATTCTTGAATTGACTATGCCCGGCCATCGACCGCCCTTGCCTCCTAAAGCCGCAGCATTTTCGCGGCGCGAGCGCGATTCCTTGTCGCCCAAACGGAAGCGCTCGAGCGATAAGGAATCGCGCCAAATCAAAACGTCGGAGCGAATTCCGAGCGCAAAAGTCTGTCAACTTTTGCCCTAATTCGCTCTGAAGCGGCCCATATACGCCGGGCTGCGCCAGAAATAAAGGAAGCGCCGGCTTCAGGAGGGACCCCGCAGAATGCGCCGTGACGACAGCATCCCCGAAGACCGCCGAACCCCGCAGCCCCCGGATCCGCTGCGCCGCCGCACGCCGCTTCCTGGCAGCCTCCCCAAGAGCGAGGCGGAAGACCCGCAGGCGGCCCTGCGCGTGCGGCGTCTTATGGACAGCCCCGTCTATCGTGAGGGCTCCGAGGATCTGGACTTCTTGCGATCAGATGTGGCGCGGGGCGTCCGCCTCGATCTCGACTATCTGAAGCCCGAGTTGCAGTTGCAGCAGTACGGCGTCACCGAAGCCATCGTCGTCTTCGGCTCAACGCGCCTCGTTGAGCACAAGGCCGCCGCCACCCGGCTCGACGCGGCTCAACGCCAAGCCGCCGCCCATCCGCAAGACGCGGCGCGCGCGCAAGCCATGCGAAGAGCCGAGCGTATCGCGGAAAAATCCCGCTATTACGAAGTCGCGCGCCAGTTTGGGGCGCTTGTCGGGGCGGCCCCGGCGCTTGCCGGCGGAGGGAAGCTCGCCATCGTGACCGGCGGCGGGCCAGGACTGATGGAAGCGGCGAATCGCGGGGCCTTTGAGGCTGGCGGCAACAGCGTCGGCTTGAACATCAACCTACCGCATGAGCAGTTCCCCAATCCCTATGTGACGCCCGACCTCTGCCTGCGCTTTCATTACTTCGCGATCCGCAAGCTGCATTTCCTGTTGCGAGCGGCGGCGCTGGTAGTCTTCCCCGGCGGCTTTGGATCCATGGACGAGCTCTTCGAGGTCCTGACGCTGGCGCAGACCCGCAAGATCGAGCCGCTTCCCATCATCCTTGTCGGCAAAGACTTCTGGTCCCGCGCCTTCGACGTCGAATTCCTGTTAGAGGAGGGCATGATCGACCCGGAAGATCGCGATCTCTTTTGGTATGCGGAAAGCGCGGAAGAAATATGGGAGGACATTCTATATTGGCGTCAAATGGCCGGCCGGCCGTTGCTCGGTCGATAGTTATGGATGCTTTTCTTTCTTCCTCGACTTCATCCCTCCACTTATGGCGTCGCCTTCACACATATAGGCGCCGCGCCTGGTGGCTCCATAACGGCGCTCACCATAGAAAGAATAGCTCTTTGACGGAAAATTGGCCCACACAACGGTGTCCGTCGGGCAATGACTTTTTGCCTGCCTCGCGGTTTCAAATTGGAGCTCCCCAGACGGGGCGGCCTCCGACGAGCCTTTCGATGCGGGCGCCGCGGTAGCCGAAGAAGGAGCGCCAGGCGCCGCGGCCGGCGCTGGAGCGGAAGGGGTCACGTTCGGCTCCGCGTTCTGCTGAGCCATGCCAACCGAGGTTGACGCGATCAGGCCCGTCATTGCTGAGAATACTGAGATGAGAAGGCGTCTTCCCATTATGGAATTCCTCATTTGGCAACATCTTCGCGACCAGCGCATTTTTGCGCAAACTCTT
Protein-coding sequences here:
- a CDS encoding YebC/PmpR family DNA-binding transcriptional regulator, which gives rise to MAGHSQFKNIMHKKGKQDAIRSKLFSKLAREITVAAKMGLPDPNMNARLRAAVLAARAENMPKDNIERAIKKASGADAENYDEVRYEGYAPGGVAIIIEALTDNRNRTAGEVRSYFTKAGGALAETGAVSFMFDRVGLVEFDRKVASEDAMMEAALEAGAEDVASSEETHEITTSLEGLRDVAKSLEEKFGEPKKAALVWRPQNTVAVDDEAGEKILKLIGSLEDNDDVQNVYVNAEFSDALVEKMAG
- a CDS encoding TIGR00730 family Rossman fold protein, translating into MRRDDSIPEDRRTPQPPDPLRRRTPLPGSLPKSEAEDPQAALRVRRLMDSPVYREGSEDLDFLRSDVARGVRLDLDYLKPELQLQQYGVTEAIVVFGSTRLVEHKAAATRLDAAQRQAAAHPQDAARAQAMRRAERIAEKSRYYEVARQFGALVGAAPALAGGGKLAIVTGGGPGLMEAANRGAFEAGGNSVGLNINLPHEQFPNPYVTPDLCLRFHYFAIRKLHFLLRAAALVVFPGGFGSMDELFEVLTLAQTRKIEPLPIILVGKDFWSRAFDVEFLLEEGMIDPEDRDLFWYAESAEEIWEDILYWRQMAGRPLLGR